The Pieris brassicae chromosome 3, ilPieBrab1.1, whole genome shotgun sequence genome contains the following window.
agacatattttttacCAGTTAAATGTAGTAAGTAAGGCATATAATCTGTAAATGAATAATGAAAGTACCTTTATACATGAATAGCGCCTGCATTATACTGAATATATTCTCTGTAATCGTGACACAGATGTTGCGATAAGCAAAACCATCTGTGACAGATGGCATTGAGCCTTCGTTTACGAGCATTGGTCCATCTCATAAACGGAATAAAATGGTTTATTTGATTTCTTAGAGGAAACTTAGGTTACATACAGttctatgttttaaaaatgagaCTTGTATTTacgtacttatttatttaaagttttagtgTTAACAAAATGAACACGTCAAAGAACTAACTACATGCTTATTGTTCAATcttcattttttatacagtCTTATATAGTTTCTTATACagcctataaaattaaaatataccgtctattttaaaatcagtattataaaatgtaatttaaaagtatgtgAAACTCTACGCACTTTTAAgcagtaacaataatatatttcaaatgtcATAGcgaaattcttttaaattacttttaggTTGCGATTTGCCTCGAATTCATGACTTATTTCAAAATACGGCTTATAAAAAAGGGTGACCTTCACCAATTCCACTCTTTATTTCATCCAAATTTTATGAGcgaatatttatgttaatgaGAAAACTTTGCAAAAACGGTCTTCCGTCATTTCGGTTCTATTATTTCTTCCGCTTAAAGCTCAACATTGCAAAAGTTGGAGGCTTAACacagttttttaaaaaataaattggaaaTTCAAAATGCACCTGTGCTTGTTATTACAACAGTGTGACAATTCGAAAAACTATGGTTATTATGAAACAGTCTCGAACAAAGTATTTATACAACGAAGTTTTCAATTAAAAGCTTCGTTTAttcgtattatataataaaaatcaatatttatttataaacataactcCCTATTAACTCGTATAGTATGGTGGGTGGGTGGTGGAGTGGGAATTTGGGGTTGGTGTTGGTGGGAATCGCTGATGGAGTGAGGTCAGCATTGCCTAGAAAaagccaaaaaaaaaaaccttctgCTGTGTTACGTAGTGGAACACTAGTATAAGCAGAACCCCGACCAGTCCGAGTCATCCACCCTGGGACCTACTGCAGCCACGCTCACGCGTGCCCACTACCTAGAGCTGCAGATGAGCTGAGGATGCAGGGCAAAAGGCGAATATTCTGCGCCTTAAAACAGAATCCACTCACTAGGGAGGTAACCCGTATAAAACCGAGCATGTCTGGATGCTCTAAAGTGGCAGCCCCACTATCAGACTAGGGCACATTGGGTTAATCTCCTGCTTGCCTGAAAAACCAACGATTCAAGAAACCGAAACAGTGAGAAACCGGACCGATCTTTTACCGACGACCTTTGGCATTAAATCACGGACACGAATTGCtttttggaatataaaaaCGCTAAGTAACGACACTCGACTAGCACAAGCAGAAGCAGAAATGATAAGATATAATCTACAAATACTTGGTTTAAGTGAAGTGCGTAGAAATGGTTTTGGCGAACTGAGAACGTCCAAAGGCCTAACTCTTCTATACTCCGGGAAGGAAAAGGAGGATGACGACCTTGAATATGGCGTCGCTTTCCTCCTCTCTAATTCCGCAAAGAAAAGTCTTTTGGACTGGAAACCGATCTCAGACCGAATCATTTGGGCCCGCTTCAACTCAAGAGCACGGAAGATCTCCATTGTGCAGTGTTACGCTCCCACCAACACGTCTGCGGAAGACATCAAGGATGACTTTTACAACGCTCTAAATGCCACACTTAAAGGTATTAAGAAACAAGATATTGTGATCGTCATGGGAGACCTTAACGCAAAAGTGGGAAGCGATAACAGTAACTGTGAGCGCAACATGGGCAAACATGGACTCGGAGTACGGAACGAGAATGGTGAACGGTTTATAGAGTTTTGCCAACACCATGACCTGACCATCGGTGGGACACTTTTTATTCATAGagatgtacataagtacacatggAACTCCCCTGATGGCTCCACGAAAAACCAAATTGACCACCTTGCGATCAGTTCGAAGTGGCGCTCGTCACTCCTCGATGTCCGAAACCGAAGAGGCGCTGATATTGACAGCGACCACCATCTGGTTGTAGCCAAAATGCGACTCAAGATTGCAGTTGCGCGACTAGCTGGTGACTGGTGGTGGGAAGAAGGTTTGACGTCACTAAACTGCGAGATCCTGAAATTTTGAACAGGTTCAGGCTTGAACTTCGTAACCGCTTCACCGGACTTCACGCCGACGATGACTCAATAGACGGAGAGTGGAAACGCATCAAAGTGGCCTACACAGAGACCAGCTCTTCTGTCTTAGGTCATACTAAGCACTCGCGCgatattcccaagcaggcgcttgattggaatccgcaaggaaagcggaagcgtggccgtcccaaacaaacctggcgccgaacagttgcggacgaggcaaagagagccggaaagacttggagcgaggtgaaacacgaggctcaagaccgaacgcgatggagactcactgtggacgccctctgccccacctaggggttataggacattaagtcaagtaagtcAACTCGTATAGTATAAGTAGTAAATAGACCATTGGTACGTCTTTTGTGTACCAATGGTCTTGTATGAAATAAATggtagtttaaaattatcaataaaactattgataattttaaactaatttagaGATATTTCAAGCAGTAGGTGTCGTCAAACCTTAGTTCATGTATGAACCGCAGTTTCttgtataaagaaaatattctgAGGAAGCGTGTATGGTTTATACGCAAACAACTGGAAAGAAATACTGATTTACAACCAGCCACAAAAAAGAGGCAGTAATGTCCTGCCCTAACTTTATATTAGAATAactatatacaaatttacaaataatataatatgtattatattactaataatggGAAACATGGATTAATAGTAAAGGAACCTTAGCGATTCTAAAATTACATTAGTAGTCTgccatagataaaaatatagatattggTCTGATTTTATTCCCCTTAGATTGTCATCTGTCACGGAAATATCACGTTAAATAACGGGCATAACCTAGATTTGAAACTTTGTTTataggtaaaaaaatactgaaacagTATAAATTGCTATTAAACTTCATCACATaacacattatatttattaaaaactatacacaataaaaactataaacttcacaataaacaaagtttattGTGTGTGAGCCTTTATCCTATTTGTACCCCATGTTTATTTCAaaccaaaatttatatttcttaatgtttTGCCTCGCGAAGATGAAGCAGAAATTTCGTGAAGTTTTTGCGAGAAGCTAATTCTTAATGGGCCGAgagaagtaatataaattaaacaagatttaattagaaaataaactcCGAAGCTCGTAAATTAAGAATAGCCATAATAACCTTAATTTCCCTGTTTGCCAATTTCATAACTGAAACTTTTATCTTGTCATAAACGGTACGTATTATCTTCATAGGCAAAAATGCTGAAACAGTCCTCTTAATAAGATTACAATTCATTAAATTCGGCTTAATTTAGATTACAATGCTTTCAATCAGAATATGccagaattttaaatattttaaaagaataatcTTAATACCTGATTAAAACTTCATAAATTGAAATGACATAACACATATCTCTAAAACTCTCGTATTTATTTGCACGCGTATACGAATTGTACTTTACATACACGAGTGTACATGACATACTTCATACGCcaaccaaaaattaaaagtgtttttaatcATAGCAAATTTGCTAATTTGACGTTGACTATATGATCATAGTTATAAAGATATTTCTAACGATAATGCGTTTTGAAATGGATGGCATCACGTTTTGGATCATAACTTCTTAAGACATTTCGTTACAATTTGGTTTTAccttataatttcaaaatatccCAAACacatttcaaaatttaaaaatatcaaacacGATTTCGGATAAATGTTATCGTAGCTTTCGTAAACTTTGAACAAAGGAGTTGAAAACTTAAACCATTCCTTACTACTTACTCTTGAGAAACATTTCTCAAGGTTTCTCGGAATAAGCTTGTTCAATATTCTCTACAGGAATTTCAAAAACAAGATATTGAAAGGGAGCtccactaaaataataatgtaaaacgaTTGTCTCTGTTTTAGGcgagttttttaataatatgtttttctttagaGTCCTACAGAAACAATTGAAAGACAAATAGTAAAGTGTTTTATTCAAATGGGTAtgtgattataatataatcccAAAAGGggattttgttatttagtaGTCATATACAGCATAGTCTCGCGATTCATatcataatattgtaatattaatttttattatttataacgaaACATGAAAGGATTAGCGACGCGCTTAGTTTATATATCGGGGACAGATTTTTGACTATTTTTGGCGATGCaatgttgaaaatatttacgcTTCCTATGAACGGTAATACGGTGAACGGTACTATTATATGATGACCACTTTAATCCATACCACCAGTATAAACAGTCGTAGAATACCCCCCAGCAAATGATGCCTACAAATACTGAAccatttataaaatcatatttttatttaaaagttaagtaTTTTCATGTTATgctcattaaaaatatttttaaaaggatCTAGatttaggtaaataaataattcactaATATAGCTTAAAAGTTGAAGCATCGATGTCAGGAACTGGTTTGAATTGATTTTTTGTGAACGACTGTCCAATCCATTTATCACGGAGAGCTATATCGTAAAACCCCATTGTCgcgttaaaataatatacttttaaaagccTTAGATTTTAACTATCTTCCCTATTTCCAACTATGAAAGATCGGATTTCTTAACATTAATGAAAACTTCAAATGAAAGGTAAAGGTaacttacatattaaaaatactcttCCGACACGATATTGCAATATCGAAACAATATGAAGatccattttataattttaaataatgattaaatgaagaaatattgtgtactttaaaatttgttacacaaaaacaaatttgataAGATTTCGATTTGAGAAACGCAGGATCAATTCAGTTTaaagtgtaattatttataagcatAAGGGGTCATAagcctaaataataattttacactaCATCgtgaaatttaataacaagatgtcaaatgtgaaatttaatagcaagaaattatattattcagtCCACGTTCTTGCGATTAATAATTTGAACAATATGATAAAGCAACTTCTACCAATTACGTACAATCCTTGGAACTTGTGTTTGTGCTGGGACCTCTAAAAGTGGTACAAACTGTATTTTGTTTGCAAacgtgtatttataattaagtaaccGTTTCTAATGGAAAAATCGTTTTACTGTGTCATAAAATAAAGATGGATTACTTTTTAGTGAATGGATAATATCTTTAACAGGCGTTTTGTTGTATTGCTAGTGAAGGGAAGTCCCCGAGAATCGAGACACTGCTGACAGGAGCGAGGAATGTGCAGAAGAAGACATGGGCGAATTGAGTAGGAGGCATGGGTGTCATGATCCCTCTGGGGTCTGGATAGTTTTGGCTTTTGATAGTGGAAACTGACAGTGGGACCCCTGACACGAATACTAGATCTTTCTTTGAACAAAGAATCGGAAGCTCAATAATCTTAATTGACCGTAGGtcaattaactaaaattgtgtttaaataaagattttttagtttctttttacgaatataatttttactgcCATGCCAACTAAGTTTTATggtaaaaatacttaaatagaTAAGTTTAAACTGTCACCTCAAAATTCATATGAAATCATAAGTTATGACgaaggtaaaattattattgtaattatagaagaaataaagCATAAAATGACCAAGGTACTGAGCgatgtacataaatatttaatagtctGCAATAGTCCGTTACGACTGACAAGATATATAAGAAACAATTGTTTTCATATTTGTCCATGTTGTGAATTCAGAACCATTGtttgtaaacaatttattttcagtaAATAATGAAGCAAGCAGTTGCATCAGTACACAGCAGATTTAATATTGAAGAATTGTTTTGATATTACATTTCGTATTCTTTACTTGACAGATGACCTTGAAAATATGGGTCTTTTACTAAATCTTTAAGAagaaaaatttgtaaattacttatttttgaaattatttttacattaattcataatatacCTTCTTGTATACACTgtctgtttaataaaaatacttcagGCATAGCAAATCTGTCAAGGTGAATTTCATCCGTACGGCTCACTTTAGAAAACAATCAAACCTTAGAAAGATGCGCCcactaaattgttattttattatccaCTAGTCAAAATCGAAAATAAATGGATTaccaaaaaattaaaccaCATACTTAAGGTgagaaaaacataaaataaataattttaaaatatgcattTACTTGCGATACAGATATT
Protein-coding sequences here:
- the LOC123707788 gene encoding craniofacial development protein 2-like; the encoded protein is MIRYNLQILGLSEVRRNGFGELRTSKGLTLLYSGKEKEDDDLEYGVAFLLSNSAKKSLLDWKPISDRIIWARFNSRARKISIVQCYAPTNTSAEDIKDDFYNALNATLKGIKKQDIVIVMGDLNAKVGSDNSNCERNMGKHGLGVRNENGERFIEFCQHHDLTIGGTLFIHRDVHKYTWNSPDGSTKNQIDHLAISSKWRSSLLDVRNRRGADIDSDHHLVVAKMRLKIAVARLAGDWWWEEGLTSLNCEILKF